CCACGAACGCGCCCGACACCTTCTTCGCCCCGGCTTCGTCACCCGACGCGACCGCCGCGCAGTACTTGGCCCAGGCGTCGGGGTTGGCCGCGATGGCATCGTCGACCGCTTGGTCGACCACGTCGCCGCCCACCGCCTCGAAGCCCTTGGCCTCGGCGATCGCCTGGGGGTCGCCACCGGCTTCGCCGTCGACCATGGCGGCCAGCACCGCTTTGGCCTGTGTGGCGGTCAGCTCGCCACCCGTCTCCATGGCCACGAGACGGGCGAACGCCTCGGCCGTCACCGCACCCGCCGCGTCGGCGGTGAGGTTCTGCTCGGCGTGGACGAGCGCACGGCTCCCATCGGCACCGGCGTCGACTGCGGCGAGCACGAGGTCGTCGAGCCCCCGTTCCACCAGAACCGCGACCGCGTCGGCGGCGCGGTCGGCGCCGGTGGCGTCGGCGAGACGGGCCCGGCGGGCCGAGGGCAGCACCGGCAGGGCGGCGCGGATCTCCTCGACCCACCCGGCCGACGGTTCGAGCGGCACCAGATCGGGCTCGGGGAAGTAGCGATAGTCCTCGGCTTCCTCCTTGACCCGCATGGTGGACGTGCGGCCTGCGGTGTCGTCCCAGTGGCGGGTCTCCTGGCGGATCGACTCGCCGGCCTGCACGGCCTCGTACTGCCGGCGGGCCTCGTACTCGATGGCCCGGCCGAGCGACCGCAGCGAGTTGAGGTTCTTGATCTCGCAGCGGGTGCCGAAGTCGGTGCCGACCTCGTGAACCGACACGTTGGCGTCGACCCGCATCGAGCCTTCCTCCATCTTCCCGTCGCTCACACCGGTGGCGACCAGGATCGCCCGCAGCTCGGCGACGTAGGCGCGGGCCTGCTCCGCCGTGCGGATGTCGGGCCGGCTCACGATCTCGAGCAGCGGCACGCCGGCGCGGTTGTAGTCGACCAGCGAGTAGTCGGCGCCTTGGATCCGGCCGCTGCCGCCCATGTGGGTGGACTTGCCGGTGTCCTCTTCGAGGTGGGCGCGCTCGACCCCGATGCGGGTGCCGTCGGGCAGTTCCAACCAGCCGTCGACGTTGATCGGCTTGTCGTATTGGCTGATCTGGAAGTCCTTCGGCATGTCCGGATAGAAGTAGTTCTTCCGGGCGAACACGCTGGGCTCCACCGAGCAGTTGAGGGCCAGGCCGAGCCGGATCGCCAGCTCCACGGCCTTGTGGTTCAACACGGGAAGCGACCCCGGCAACCCGAGCGTGGTCGGGTCGATGTTCGTGTTGGGGTCGGAACCGAACGCGTTGGGTGCGGCCGAGAACATCTTGGTGGCGGTCAGCAGCTCGGCGTGGACTTCGAGGCCGACCACCAGCTCCCAGCCGTCGGGCAGGAGACCGGCGCCGGCGCCAGACGTGTCCGAGGCTGCGGACGTGTCGGTCGTGGACATCAGGCCTCCCCTCCCGTGGCGGGCGCGGCCGCTTCGAGCGCGGCTCCCACTTGGAACATGACGGGCTCGCCGAGCGCAGGCGCCAGCACTTGCACGCCGACCGGCAAGCCGTCGTCGCCGGTGCCGAACGGCACCGACATGGCCGGGTCGCCGGCCAGGTTCGACGGGATCGTGCACACGTCGTTGAGGTACATGGTGAGCGGGTCGGCGGTCTTGGCGCCGAGCTCGAACGCGGTGGTGGGCGACGTGGGCGCGAGCAATACGTCGAAGCGCTCGTACGCCTTCGCGAAGTCGCGGACGATGAGGGTTCGGACGCGTTGCGCCTTGCCGTAGTACGCGTCGTAGTAGCCAGCCGACAAGGCGTAGGTGCCGAGCATGATCCGTCGCTTGACCTCGGCGCCGAACCCTTGGGTGCGGGTGGCGACCATGGTGTCCTCGGCGGTCGGCCCGTCGACCCGCAAGCCGTAGCGCATGCCGTCGAAGCGGGCCAGGTTGCTCGACGCCTCGGCCGGGGCGATCAGGTAGTACGCCGACAGGCCGTACACCGTTGCCGGCACCGAGACCTCGTCGACCTTGGCGCCGGCCGCGGCCAGCGCATCGGCGGCCTCACGGGTGCGGGCAGCGACGTCAGGCGCGATGCCGAGGTCGAACAGCTCGGAGATCACACCGACCCGCAGCCCGTCGACCCCGCGGTCGAGCCCCGCAACCAGGTCCGCGGGCGGTTCCGGGATCGAGGTGGAGTCGAGCGGGTCGTGGCCGCCGATCACCGTGAGCAGCGCGGCGGCGTCGGCCACGGTCGTCGCGAACGGCCCGATCTGGTCGAGGCTCGATGCGAACGCGATGAGGCCGTATCGGCTGACCGCGCCGTACGTGGGCTTCACCCCCACGACCCCGCACAGCGCGGCGGGTTGGCGGATGGAACCCCCGGTGTCGGAGCCGAGCGCCAGCGGCGCGAAGCCCGCGGCCACCGCTGCGGCGCTACCGCCGCTCGACCCGCCCGGGACCCTGGTGGGGTCGAGCGGGTTGCGAGTGGGCCCGAACGCCGAGTTCTCGGTGGAAGAGCCCATGGCGAACTCGTCGAGGTTGGCCTTGCCGATCGCCACGGCGCCCGCCGCTCGCACGCGTTGGACGACCGTCGCGTCGTAGGGCGGCCGCCACCCTTGGAGGATCTTCGAGGAGCAGGTGGTGGCGATGCCGCGGGTGCACAAGTTGTCCTTCAGCGCGATCGGCACGCCCGCGAGCGGGCCCGGGTCCTGGCCCGCCGCCACTTGGGCGTCGACCGCGTCGGCTGCCTCGCGGGCCTGGTCGGCCAGCACCTCGTTGAACGCGTGGATATCGCCCTCGCGCGCCTCGATGGCGGCCAGATGGGTGTCGAGCACCTCGCGAGCGGATCGGTCGCCGGCCCGCACGGCGGCCGCGAGCTGGAGCGCGGTCTCGGCGCTCACGGCTCCTCCCCCAGGATCTGCGGCACGCCGAACATCCCGGACTCGGCGCGAGGCGCAGCCGCCAGCACTTCGTCGCGGTCGAGCGTGACGCCGACGACGTCGTCGCGCAGCACGTTGCGCAGGGGGTAGGGGTGCGAGGTGGGCGGCACGTCGCCGACGTCGAGCGCCTCGACATCGGCCGCGTGGCCCAAGATGTCGGCGAGCTGGCCGGTGAACGTGTCGAGCTCGTCGTCGGACAGCCGCAGTCGTGCCAGCTTCGCCACATGCGCGACCTCGTCACGCGTGATGCGTTCGGACATGGCAGCGATGCTAGAGCACCCCTTTCCGAGCACCTCACAGCGCCCACCGGGGCACGCTCCGGTGCCCACAACGGTGGGAGTGCGGGCGTGGTGGCCGTGGCGACAGCCGTCGCACGGTCGTTGCGTGGCGCGATCGGCGACGGGCAGAATCTGGCTCTGGTGGCGAAGAACCGGGTTTCTGAGGCCGACGACGTGGCGGTGCGGATCGCGGCCCGGTCGCTGGCGAAACGGGGGGCCGACTACACCACCGAGGTCCGCCGGTTGCTCGATTCGGCGCTGGCCGTGATGGCCCGCCACGGCACGGCGTCCAAGGCGAGGGTGGCCGACATCGTGGCCGAAGCCGGACTGTCGAACGACGCCTTCTACCGCCACTTCCCGTCGAAAGACGCGCTCGTGCTGGCCTTGCTCGAGGACGGCACCGAACGGCTCGCCCGCTACGTGGCCCACCAGATGGACAAGGCGCCGACCGCCGAAGGCAAGGTCCGCAAGTGGGTCGAGGGGATGCTGTCGCAGACCAGCGAACCCACCGCCACCACCACACTCGCGATCCTGGCGTACGGCAACGGCCATCCCGACCCGAGCGTCGACCACTACAACGCCAGTGTTCCTGTCGCCGCGCTCCTGGTGGCGCCGTTTCGCGACCTCGGGAACGCCGACCCTGGCCCCGACACACTGCTGGTGGCCCACGCGGTGATCGGCCGGGTGTCGGACTTTTTGTGGTCTCGCACGCATCCGACCGCCGCCGACCTCGACCGCATCGCCGCCTTCTGCCTGCGCGCCGCTATCTGAGCGAACTCCGCAGACGTGTGGGTGTCGGCTGCCCCGAACTCTCCGAAGGTCGGCTCAGCCGGCGGTGACCTTGTTGGCGAAGTCGACCACCGACTGGTTGATGAGGTCCTTGTCGTAGTCGAGTGTGGCCACGTGGAAGCTCCGCTCGAGGGTGACCCGCTCGACCGGACCGCTGACACCCGCCGCGATCGCGTCGCTGTCTCCCGGCGGCACCACGTGGTCCTGCGGGCTGTTCAGCACGAGCGTCGGGCACTGGACCGATCCGAGCGAGCCACTCACCGCGGGCAACGCGTCGGCAAGGCTCTCGAGCGGGAGCAGCGGCGTGCGGTCATAGGCCAACTCGGTGCTGTCGGGATCGGCGATGTCGGAGCCGATGCCGTCCATGGTCTGGTCACCGCCGGCCAGGAGCGCCTCGGCGAGCTCGCGGAGCCCCGGCTGGTCCTGCGCCGCGGCGTTGACCAGCGCGATGCCGGCGATCTCGGGATGGCGTTCGGCGAGCCACAACGTGAGCGTGCCGCCCATCGACAGTCCGGTCACGATCACCTTGCCGGGGCAGCGCCCGACCAGTCGCTGGTAGGCCGCTTCGGCCGCCGCGGACCAGTCGTCCCAGGAAGTGGTGAGCATGTCGTCGACCGAGGTGCCGTGGCCCGGAAGCAACGGCAGCTCCACGCCGAAGCCGGCGCCGGCCAACGCTTCGGCCAGGCCGCGCATCGAGTGGGGGCTGCCGGTGAAGCCGTGCAGCACGAGGGCCCCGTTGGGGCCACCGGGCGCCGACCACGGCTCGGCGCCCGGAAGAATCGGATCCGTCATGGCGTGCACGCTACGTCACTGCGTTCTTCGGAGAGTTGTGGGTGCCAGGTGCCCACAGAACTCTCCGAAGTTCGGTCGGGGGGAATCTTGACCCTTCACGAAGAATGGTCGAAGAATTGCTTGACCCGCGGGTCAACCCGCCGCCGGTCAACCGCCGTCCCCTCCGCCTGGAGGTCCGAGCCGAAGGCATGCCGATGTCCACCGATCGCCGACTGACCGTCCAAGGCCAGGAGCGCAAGCAGCAACTGCTCGACCACGCCGCGGACCTGTTCGCCGAGCGGGGCTACAACGAGACGCGCATCGTCGACATCGTCGAGCGGGCGGGCGTCGCCAAAGGGCTCTTCTACTGGTACTTCGAGAACAAGGCCGCGCTCTTCCGCGAGCTCGTCGAACTGAACCGGCTACGACTTCGCCAAGCGCAAGGCCAGGCGATGGACCCCGACGCCGAGCCGCTCGCACGCATCCACCAGGGCATCCAGGCCTCGGTCACGTACATGAGCCGCCACGCCCACTTCTTCGCGCTGCTCGAGGTCGAAACCATCGAAAAGCAGTTCGGCGACGTGCTTCGCCGCGGCAACGAGGTCTACGTCGACGACGTCGAGCGGATCATGCGCCAAGGTGTCGCCAACGGCACGATCCGTGACGACGATCCCCACCTGCTGGCGCTCGGTGTGGTCGGTTCGGTCGGCTACTTCAGCCACTTCCACCGCACCGGCCGGATCGCGAACGACCCCGACGAGCTCGGCGGTTTCGTCGGCCGGTTCATCGTGTGCTCGCTCGCGGCCGACGAGGAAGTCGCTCGCCGCGTGCTGGCCGCGCCGCCGGCCCTCCCCCGCGCGGTCGCCGCGCCGTGAGCCACCGCACGGCGACGTTCCCGCGCTCGCCTGCGCCGCGAAACCTCTAAAGTTCCCGCCGGTAACGAAACCGGCAACAAGGGGAAAAAGCCGTGCCGCAATTCCTGTCCGACGAATGGATCACCGAGGCTCGCAAGATCCGTGAGGAGTTCCACGGCCAAGGGGAGGCGCCGCCACAAGCGGTGCGCATGAACCTCGTGGTCACCGAGGTCCCTTTCGGTGACGACTCGCGCGACGCACACCTCGACACCTCCGAGGGCGACCTCGAGCTCGACACCGGTCACCTCGAGAACCCCGACCTCACCTGCACGCTCGACTACGCGACCGCCAAGGCGATCCTGATCGACGGCAACCCACAGGCGGGGATGCAGGCGTTCATGTCCGGCAAGATCAAGGTGCAGGGCGACATGACCAAGCTGATGGCGATGCAGACCGCCCAGCCCGACGCCACCGCGCAGCAGGTGGCCGAGCGGATCAAGGCCATCACCGACTGACCAACCAGTCGCCACGACGTCGATAGGGCCGGTTGGAGCGGCCGCCACGCTGTGGTGGCTGGGGATCACCACACCGGACGAACCGCCCCAACCGGCCCCACCGGTCGCGCGATCGAACGGTGCGATTGTAAACGCCCTCCGCAGTTGTTGACGAGGACCTGCAAGGAGAAAAGCGGAGATATCTCCGTCCACCTCAGCGCAGCATGACGCCTCCAGATCCCTTCACGACCGACCACGGTCGCTGGGCGCGCGCTCAGTCCGCGGGCTGCGTCAACCCAAGATGATGTCGACCGACGACCCGTGTTTCACGGTGGTCCCACTGCCCGGTCGGTAAGCCACCGGAGTGCCGGTGATGGGACCGCTCACATTGCCCGGCCGGAGCCCCACGGCCTGGAGCCGGGCGATTGCCTCAGCCTGGGTGGTGACCCCCGCGATCGACGGCACTTGCACGGGCTGCGGGCCCTTGGACACCACGACCACCACCGTCGAGCCCCGCGGCACCTGGGTGCCCGGGCCCGGCTCGGTCCCGATGACCTGTCCGCTCGGGATCGTGTCGTTGTAGTCGGTGCGCTGGGCGGTGTGGAGACCCATCTGCTGCAGCTTCTGGGCCGCCGACGTGGGATCAGTGCCCGTCAGCCCGCTCGGGATGACCCGTGGCTTCGGGCCATTCGACACGACCACCCCGATCGTGGCGCCCTTTTCGACCTGCTTGGGGGTGCCGTCCTTGAGGCCCATCACGATGCCCCGAGCGACGGTCTCGTCGTAGGCGTACTCGGGCTGCACGCTGAGCTGGAACGCCGGGGCCCCGAGCAGCGTCTTGACCGAGCCGAGGTCGTGACCCGCGAGGCCATCGGGAACCCTCACCAGCGTGTTCCCGTCGGAGATCACCAAGGTGAGCGTGCCACCCTCCTCGAGCTTCTTGCCGGCCGCCGGGCGGGTGCCGATGATGTTGCCGCGGGTGGAGCCGTCCTTGCGGGAGTGCGCGAACGCGACGTTCCAGTGGTAGCCGAGCGCCTTCACTTGTGCCTCGGCTTGGCGCTGGTTCAAGGTGCCCGCGCCGATCGTGGCGGGCACGGCGTGCGCGGGCTTGGCGGTGAGCGCCTGGTACCCGAAGAACCCGCCGACACCGATGCCGGCGAGCAGCAACAGCGCCACCAGCGCAGTGCCGATCCGTCGCCCCGCACCACGACGTTCCTTCTGCGCCGTGGCGCGCCGCGCGCGGCGCTGGTCCCTCGCCGCCTTGCGCCCTTGACGGCCGGCGGCCGGCGCAACGGGCGAGACACCGATCTGCGTGTCCGAGCCAGCGTCGCGGACCGGGCCCACCACGGCGGTGCGGTCGAGGTCGGCGTCGGGCGCCCCGGCGAGCACGGGGTAAGGCGCGGCGCGGGTGGCGTCGGGGTCGTCGTCGCCGTCGGCCAGGATCCCCGCCGCGGCCGAGCTCGGGATCGACGTGGGATCGGCGTCGACGAGCGGGATGTCGGGGTCGCTCGCGGCCGTACCGGCCAGTGGCAGCGGCTGGGGCACGGGCAGATCCCGGGCCGCCGCGAGCAGCGCGGTGACGAGACCGTGCGCGTCGAGCCGATCGGCTGGGTCGGTGGTGCCGGCGCGGGCGAGCACGTCGCGCAGCGGACCCAGCTCGGCTGGCGGCTCGAGCGGGCGGTTGACCCGA
This region of Acidimicrobiales bacterium genomic DNA includes:
- the gatB gene encoding Asp-tRNA(Asn)/Glu-tRNA(Gln) amidotransferase subunit GatB, with the protein product MSTTDTSAASDTSGAGAGLLPDGWELVVGLEVHAELLTATKMFSAAPNAFGSDPNTNIDPTTLGLPGSLPVLNHKAVELAIRLGLALNCSVEPSVFARKNYFYPDMPKDFQISQYDKPINVDGWLELPDGTRIGVERAHLEEDTGKSTHMGGSGRIQGADYSLVDYNRAGVPLLEIVSRPDIRTAEQARAYVAELRAILVATGVSDGKMEEGSMRVDANVSVHEVGTDFGTRCEIKNLNSLRSLGRAIEYEARRQYEAVQAGESIRQETRHWDDTAGRTSTMRVKEEAEDYRYFPEPDLVPLEPSAGWVEEIRAALPVLPSARRARLADATGADRAADAVAVLVERGLDDLVLAAVDAGADGSRALVHAEQNLTADAAGAVTAEAFARLVAMETGGELTATQAKAVLAAMVDGEAGGDPQAIAEAKGFEAVGGDVVDQAVDDAIAANPDAWAKYCAAVASGDEAGAKKVSGAFVGPVMKATKGNANGGEVMAILARKAAATT
- the gatA gene encoding Asp-tRNA(Asn)/Glu-tRNA(Gln) amidotransferase subunit GatA, giving the protein MSAETALQLAAAVRAGDRSAREVLDTHLAAIEAREGDIHAFNEVLADQAREAADAVDAQVAAGQDPGPLAGVPIALKDNLCTRGIATTCSSKILQGWRPPYDATVVQRVRAAGAVAIGKANLDEFAMGSSTENSAFGPTRNPLDPTRVPGGSSGGSAAAVAAGFAPLALGSDTGGSIRQPAALCGVVGVKPTYGAVSRYGLIAFASSLDQIGPFATTVADAAALLTVIGGHDPLDSTSIPEPPADLVAGLDRGVDGLRVGVISELFDLGIAPDVAARTREAADALAAAGAKVDEVSVPATVYGLSAYYLIAPAEASSNLARFDGMRYGLRVDGPTAEDTMVATRTQGFGAEVKRRIMLGTYALSAGYYDAYYGKAQRVRTLIVRDFAKAYERFDVLLAPTSPTTAFELGAKTADPLTMYLNDVCTIPSNLAGDPAMSVPFGTGDDGLPVGVQVLAPALGEPVMFQVGAALEAAAPATGGEA
- the gatC gene encoding Asp-tRNA(Asn)/Glu-tRNA(Gln) amidotransferase subunit GatC, which gives rise to MSERITRDEVAHVAKLARLRLSDDELDTFTGQLADILGHAADVEALDVGDVPPTSHPYPLRNVLRDDVVGVTLDRDEVLAAAPRAESGMFGVPQILGEEP
- a CDS encoding TetR/AcrR family transcriptional regulator, whose translation is MATAVARSLRGAIGDGQNLALVAKNRVSEADDVAVRIAARSLAKRGADYTTEVRRLLDSALAVMARHGTASKARVADIVAEAGLSNDAFYRHFPSKDALVLALLEDGTERLARYVAHQMDKAPTAEGKVRKWVEGMLSQTSEPTATTTLAILAYGNGHPDPSVDHYNASVPVAALLVAPFRDLGNADPGPDTLLVAHAVIGRVSDFLWSRTHPTAADLDRIAAFCLRAAI
- a CDS encoding alpha/beta fold hydrolase; translated protein: MTDPILPGAEPWSAPGGPNGALVLHGFTGSPHSMRGLAEALAGAGFGVELPLLPGHGTSVDDMLTTSWDDWSAAAEAAYQRLVGRCPGKVIVTGLSMGGTLTLWLAERHPEIAGIALVNAAAQDQPGLRELAEALLAGGDQTMDGIGSDIADPDSTELAYDRTPLLPLESLADALPAVSGSLGSVQCPTLVLNSPQDHVVPPGDSDAIAAGVSGPVERVTLERSFHVATLDYDKDLINQSVVDFANKVTAG
- a CDS encoding TetR/AcrR family transcriptional regulator; this encodes MVEELLDPRVNPPPVNRRPLRLEVRAEGMPMSTDRRLTVQGQERKQQLLDHAADLFAERGYNETRIVDIVERAGVAKGLFYWYFENKAALFRELVELNRLRLRQAQGQAMDPDAEPLARIHQGIQASVTYMSRHAHFFALLEVETIEKQFGDVLRRGNEVYVDDVERIMRQGVANGTIRDDDPHLLALGVVGSVGYFSHFHRTGRIANDPDELGGFVGRFIVCSLAADEEVARRVLAAPPALPRAVAAP
- a CDS encoding SCP2 sterol-binding domain-containing protein, producing MPQFLSDEWITEARKIREEFHGQGEAPPQAVRMNLVVTEVPFGDDSRDAHLDTSEGDLELDTGHLENPDLTCTLDYATAKAILIDGNPQAGMQAFMSGKIKVQGDMTKLMAMQTAQPDATAQQVAERIKAITD
- a CDS encoding protein kinase is translated as MAQSRLTDALGRVLGGRYRLIAPLGVGASAQVFLADDVRLRRRVAVKMLHVALADDHDFLRRFQAEAQAAAALNHPHVMAVYDWGQEDVPYLVLEFLGGGSVRGMLDKGRRLSPSQALRVGLEAGRALEYAHSRGLVHRDIKPANLLFGEEGRLRVADFGLARALAEAAWTEPQGAVLGTARYAAPEQARGERLDGKADVYALALVLCEAVTGEVPFAADTTIGTLMGRVNRPLEPPAELGPLRDVLARAGTTDPADRLDAHGLVTALLAAARDLPVPQPLPLAGTAASDPDIPLVDADPTSIPSSAAAGILADGDDDPDATRAAPYPVLAGAPDADLDRTAVVGPVRDAGSDTQIGVSPVAPAAGRQGRKAARDQRRARRATAQKERRGAGRRIGTALVALLLLAGIGVGGFFGYQALTAKPAHAVPATIGAGTLNQRQAEAQVKALGYHWNVAFAHSRKDGSTRGNIIGTRPAAGKKLEEGGTLTLVISDGNTLVRVPDGLAGHDLGSVKTLLGAPAFQLSVQPEYAYDETVARGIVMGLKDGTPKQVEKGATIGVVVSNGPKPRVIPSGLTGTDPTSAAQKLQQMGLHTAQRTDYNDTIPSGQVIGTEPGPGTQVPRGSTVVVVVSKGPQPVQVPSIAGVTTQAEAIARLQAVGLRPGNVSGPITGTPVAYRPGSGTTVKHGSSVDIILG